In Amia ocellicauda isolate fAmiCal2 chromosome 5, fAmiCal2.hap1, whole genome shotgun sequence, a genomic segment contains:
- the LOC136749490 gene encoding cdc42 effector protein 2, whose protein sequence is MPAKTPIYLKTSTPKRGKKLKLRDVLSGDMISPPLGDLRHSAHVGPEGEQGMFGDVGFLQGKLDLLPGMSRVRSQSVERGMDDGFADDRRNHHGHYPLNGNPTLLKNTISLPAFSPEQAPPKPPRLHLEENPQAQRSMSVSCEPTERLYGDGQPLSYPAFPGYGQLVASEGSFSEASSEDSVLDGCPPLDARRGLSLDSDAGLSNEDLRSERSERSESPGLPHSESLLGLDLDLGPSILEDVLRIMDQYKTQDGGYEL, encoded by the coding sequence ATGCCTGCTAAGACGCCAATCTACCTGAAGACGTCCACCCCCAAGCGTGGCAAGAAGCTGAAGCTGCGGGACGTCCTGTCTGGGGACATGATCAGCCCTCCTCTGGGGGACCTGCGGCACAGTGCCCACGTGGGGCCTGAGGGGGAGCAGGGCATGTTCGGGGATGTGGGCTTCCTGCAGGGCAAGCTGGACCTGCTGCCAGGCATGAGCCGGGTGCGGTCCCAGAGTGTGGAGAGGGGGATGGATGATGGCTTCGCAGACGACCGGCGAAACCACCACGGCCACTACCCCCTCAACGGCAACCCCACACTGCTGAAGAACACCATCTCCCTCCCCGCCTTCTCCCCCGAACAGGCACCCCCGAAACCCCCAAGGCTGCACCTAGAAGAGAACCCTCAGGCCCAGCGCTCCATGTCTGTGAGCTGCGAGCCGACGGAGAGGCTGTACGGGGATGGACAGCCACTCAGCTACCCTGCCTTCCCGGGCTATGGCCAGCTGGTGGCGTCGGAGGGCTCATTCTCCGAGGCATCGTCGGAGGACTCGGTGTTGGACGGCTGCCCCCCACTGGACGCCCGGCGCGGCCTCAGCCTGGATTCGGATGCGGGGCTGAGCAATGAGGACCTGCGGAGTGAGCGGAGTGAGCGCAGCGAGTCGCCCGGCCTGCCCCACTCCGAGTCCCTGCTGGGGCTGGACCTGGACCTGGGGCCGTCCATCCTGGAGGACGTGCTGCGCATCATGGACCAGTACAAGACACAGGATGGGGGGTATGAACTGTGA